One genomic region from Hirundo rustica isolate bHirRus1 chromosome 5, bHirRus1.pri.v3, whole genome shotgun sequence encodes:
- the PAPSS1 gene encoding bifunctional 3'-phosphoadenosine 5'-phosphosulfate synthase 1, which yields MELPESQCKKVKLSNRVPSWGMQRATNVTYQAHHVSRNKRGQVVGTRSGFRGCTVWLTGLSGAGKTTVSMALEEYLVCHGIPCYTLDGDNIRQGLNKNLGFTPEDREENVRRIAEVAKLFADAGLVCITSFISPYAQDRNNARRIHEGASLPFFEVFVDAPLHVCEQRDVKGLYKKARAGEIKGFTGIDSEYEKPEAPELVLKTDSCDVNDCIQQVVELLQERDIVPVDASYEVKELYVPENKLQLAKTDAESLLTLEINKVDMQWVQVLAEGWATPLNGFMREREYLQCLHFDCLLDGGVINLSVPIVLTATQEDKERLDGCTAIALVYEGRRVAILRNPEFYEHRKEERCARQWGTTCKEHPYIKMVMEQGNWLVGGDLQVLDRIYWNDGLDQYRLTPAELRQKFKEMNADAVFAFQLRNPVHNGHALLMQDTHKQLLERGYRRPVLLLHPLGGWTKEDDVPLMWRMKQHAAVLEEGILNPETTVVAIFPSPMMYAGPTEVQWHCRSRMVAGANFYIVGRDPAGMPHPDTGKDLYEPTHGAKVLTMAPGLRALEIVPFRVAAYNKKKKCMDYYDSNHHEDFDFISGTRMRKLAREGQNPPEGFMAPKAWTVLTEYYKSLEKA from the exons ATGGAGCTGCCCGAGAGCCAGTGCAAGAAAGTCAAGCTGAGCAACAGGGTGCCGAGCTGG GGAATGCAAAGGGCAACCAATGTTACCTACCAAGCTCATCATGTCAGCAGGAATAAGAGGGGCCAAGTGGTTGGAACAAGAAGTGGTTTTCGTGGATGCACAGTCTGGTTAACAG GTCTGTCTGGTGCTGGGAAGACTACAGTGAGCATGGCACTGGAGGAGTATTTAGTATGCCATGGTATTCCATGCTACACATTGGATGGTGACAATATTCGCCAAGGCCTTAATAAGAATCTGGGTTTCACACCAGAAGATAGAGAAGAAAATGTGCGTCGTATTGCTGAAGTTGCTAAATTGTTTGCTGATGCTGGTTTGGTGTGCATTACTAGTTTCATCTCTCCTTATGCTCAG gatcGTAATAATGCCAGACGAATTCATGAAGGGGcaagtttgcctttttttgaaGTATTTGTGGATGCTCCATTGCATGTCTGTGAGCAGAGAGATGTTAAAGGACTCTATAAGAAAGCCAGGGCTGGAGAAATTAAAG GTTTTACTGGGATTGACTCTGAGTATGAAAAACCAGAAGCCCCAGAGCTTGTGCTGAAAACTGATTCCTGTGATGTGAACGATTGTATACAACAAGTTGTGGAACTTCTGCAAGAAAGG GACATTGTGCCAGTGGATGCCTCTTACGAGGTGAAAGAGCTTTATGTGCCAGAAAACAAGCTACAGTTGGCCAAAACTGATGCTGAATCTCTGTTAACCCTGGAAATAAATAAG GTGGATATGCAGTGGGTACAAGTGCTAGCAGAAGGTTGGGCAACACCCCTGAATGGCTtcatgagagagagagaataccTGCAGTGCCTTCACTTTGACTGCCTCCTTGATG gggGAGTTATTAATCTGTCAGTGCCTATAGTGCTAACAGCTACTCAAGAGGACAAAGAAAGGCTCGATGGGTGCACAGCAATTGCACTGGTGTATGAAGGTCGCCGCGTTGCCATTCTCCGTAATCCCGAGTTCTATGAGCACAGGAAAGAGGAACGCTGTGCTAGGCAGTGGGGAACAACATGCAAGGAACATCCCTATATCAAG ATGGTTATGGAGCAAGGGAACTGGCTTGTAGGTGGAGATCTACAGGTCCTTGATCGTATTTATTGGAATGATGGACTTGATCAATACCGCCTCACTCCAGCTGAACTAAGGCAGAAATTCAAGGAAATGAATGCCg acGCTGTCTTTGCATTCCAGTTACGCAACCCAGTGCACAATGGGCACGCTCTTCTAATGCAGGATACTCATAAGCAGCTTCTGGAACGTGGCTACCGGCGCCCAGTTTTACTCTTGCACCCCCTTGGAGGCTGGACAAAGGAGGATGATGTTCCTCTTATGTGGCGCATGAAGCAGCACGCTGCAGTACTGGAGGAGGGAATCCTGAATCCAGAAACGACAGTGGTAGCCATATTCCCTTCCCCCATGATGTATGCAGGACCAACTGAG GTTCAGTGGCACTGCAGATCACGGATGGTTGCAGGAGCTAACTTCTACATCGTAGGGAGAGATCCAGCAGGGATGCCACACCCTGACACTGGGAAAGATTTGTATGAACCAACCCATGGTGCCAAAGTGCTGACAATGGCTCCGGGCCTCCGAGCACTGGAAATCGTACCCTTCAGAGTTGCAgcttataataaaaaaaagaagtgcatGGATTATTATGACTCTAATCA